From one Streptomyces sp. ICC1 genomic stretch:
- a CDS encoding helix-turn-helix domain-containing protein, protein MGSVDVIEVPGGDAPAPHARSARRRRPAPALRPLIVNYTGFHTEFTEPRHRLELPTGYVTLVFNFCDGLWVTRTEELGEALLRPASRAMVSGPRTVPAIGVHAGVVHGLEVNMSPLGCYRLFGVPMWHFEDAHVDLADVLGPGGRFLTERLRSLGSWTERFALLDEVLCARLERGPLPAPEVRGALSGLWADSRSLTRVSSETGWSARTLRARFREQVGLSPKAVARVFRLQHALGLLAAGTAAAHVAAVCGYHDQAHLSREVKAMTGLPPSRFVRLRGGLAPGSALDRMPGRVSSVMLSG, encoded by the coding sequence ATGGGGTCCGTCGACGTCATCGAGGTACCGGGCGGGGACGCTCCCGCGCCGCACGCCCGCTCGGCACGACGCCGGCGGCCGGCCCCGGCCCTGCGGCCGCTCATCGTCAACTACACGGGGTTCCACACCGAGTTCACCGAGCCGAGGCACCGGCTGGAGCTGCCCACCGGATACGTGACGCTGGTCTTCAACTTCTGCGACGGCCTGTGGGTGACGCGTACGGAGGAACTCGGCGAGGCCCTGCTGCGGCCCGCCTCCCGCGCCATGGTCAGCGGCCCGCGCACGGTGCCGGCCATCGGGGTGCACGCGGGCGTCGTGCACGGGCTGGAGGTGAACATGAGCCCGCTGGGCTGCTACCGGCTGTTCGGCGTCCCCATGTGGCACTTCGAGGACGCGCACGTGGACCTGGCGGACGTGCTCGGCCCGGGCGGCCGGTTCCTGACCGAGCGGCTCCGGTCGCTCGGCTCGTGGACGGAGCGCTTCGCCCTGCTCGACGAGGTGCTCTGTGCCCGCCTGGAGCGCGGCCCGCTGCCCGCGCCCGAAGTCCGCGGCGCGCTCTCCGGGTTGTGGGCGGACAGCCGCTCGCTGACCCGGGTGAGCTCCGAGACCGGGTGGAGCGCGCGCACCCTGCGGGCCCGGTTCCGCGAGCAGGTGGGCCTGTCCCCCAAGGCCGTGGCCCGGGTGTTCCGGCTCCAGCACGCGCTGGGGCTGCTGGCGGCGGGGACGGCGGCCGCGCACGTCGCGGCCGTCTGCGGCTACCACGACCAGGCGCACCTGAGCCGCGAGGTGAAGGCGATGACGGGGCTGCCCCCGTCCCGGTTCGTCCGGCTCCGCGGCGGGCTGGCCCCGGGCTCGGCGCTGGACCGGATGCCGGGCCGGGTCAGCAGCGTGATGCTGTCGGGCTGA
- a CDS encoding type II toxin-antitoxin system prevent-host-death family antitoxin, with translation MPISANEARTRFYPLIRQVNEDHEPIEVTSREHGDVVIMAAEDFRSWQETVYLLRSPRNAQILMESIAELDAGHGQARELIDDTDDVGSAA, from the coding sequence ATGCCGATCTCGGCGAACGAAGCCCGCACACGCTTCTACCCACTGATCCGGCAGGTCAACGAGGACCACGAACCGATAGAGGTCACCTCCCGGGAGCACGGCGACGTGGTCATCATGGCCGCCGAGGACTTCCGGTCCTGGCAGGAGACGGTCTACCTCCTGCGCTCACCCCGTAACGCGCAGATCCTCATGGAGTCCATCGCCGAGCTCGACGCCGGCCACGGGCAGGCGCGCGAGCTCATCGACGACACGGACGACGTCGGGTCCGCCGCGTGA
- a CDS encoding Txe/YoeB family addiction module toxin, with the protein MKVMFSSRAWDQYTYWSTADPKILKRINRLIQEIQRTPFEGAGKPEPLKGNLSGWWSRRITDEHRLVYRTRDGAVEIAQARYHY; encoded by the coding sequence GTGAAGGTGATGTTCTCCAGCCGCGCCTGGGATCAGTACACGTACTGGTCGACGGCTGATCCGAAGATCCTCAAGCGGATCAATCGCCTGATCCAGGAGATCCAGCGCACGCCCTTCGAAGGCGCCGGAAAGCCGGAACCGCTCAAGGGCAACCTCTCCGGCTGGTGGTCCAGAAGGATCACCGATGAGCACCGTCTCGTCTACCGCACCAGGGACGGGGCCGTGGAGATCGCCCAGGCCCGCTACCACTACTGA